The following nucleotide sequence is from Ensifer adhaerens.
GACGTCGCGTTGCGGCTCGGGCCGCTTAGCGACAGCTCCATGAAGCTTAGGCCGCTTGGGCAGAGCCGGCGTCTTCTGGTGGCTGCTCCGGCCTACCTGGCCGCGCGCGGATTTCCGCGCGCCCCAAGCGACCTCTCGGCGCATGAGGGGATCCGCATGTCGAACATTGCCGGCAGTGACAGGCTCAACTTCGAAGCCACAGACGGGCGGCATCTGTCCGTGCCCTTCGGTGGACGCCTTCGCATCGATCATGGGCTTGCTGCACGTGAGGCCCTCGTCGCCGGCCGGGGCATCGCGCCTGCCCACCGATGGCTCGTCGACGATCTGATTGAGGCCGGCGTGTTGGTACCGCTGCTTCCGGACTATTCATTGCCTGCGGTGCCGCTCAGCCTGCTGATCGTGCCGGAACGCTCTGGCATCGCCCGTGTTCGTCTGTTGGTTGATTTCCTGGTCGAGGCGATCGGCAACCTTCCGGGGATCGAGAGGTCCAGAGCCTAGCGGCCTCGGCCGTCCGCCAGCTGCGACAGCGTGATCCCTAACCCGAATGGATCGGTCGCATGACCCGTGCGCCGTAAGCCATACCACAAATGTGTCGCTTACCCTTTGCTTCCGGATCTGCCTATCATCAGTAGTTTCTAAAATAAGGTTGACGCTGAGGTCGACCTTAGCGGAAGTAACGCGTCCAGGATTTTCTTTAGTGCTTTTCAGACAAATCGCGTTTTACGCAATTGCACAGAGACGGGGACGCATCAGATCGGGAGACGACTATGAAGAAACTGACGCGTGCTCTGCTCTTGTCCACGGCATTCGCGGTGCTGACGCACTATAGCGCGCCGTCCATGATCGGCGTTGCCCACGCCGATGGGGGTACTACCAGTGGTGAAGGCAGCACGGGCGGCACCGGTGGCGACGGCGGGACTGGCGGCACCGGAGGAACCGGTGGTGATGGTGGTACGGGCGGTGATGGCGGTACGGGTGGTACCGGCGGTGACGGTGGAACGGGGGGCGATGGCGGCACGGGCGGCACCGGTGGTGATGGCGGCACGGGCGGCGATGGTGGTGGCACCGGCGGCGATGGCGGTGGCACCGGTGGTGACGGTGGTGGCACGGGCGGTGATGGCGGCGGCACCGGTGGTGACGGTGGTGGCACGGGCGGTGATGGCGGCGGCACCGGTGGCGATGGCGGCGGCACGGGCGGTGACGGTGGTGGCACGGGCGGTGATGGCGGCGGCACTGGTGGCGATGGCGGCGGCACCGGTGGCGACGGTGGTGGTACCGGCGGCGATGGCGGCGGCACGGGTGGTGACGGTGGCGGCACCGGCGGTGACGGCGGCGGTGGCGGCAAGCCCAAGCACGCCAACAACGGCTTCGGCAACGGCGGCGGTGACGGAGTTCCCGGCAAGTCGAAGCACAGCGACGTGAAACGCTGATCTCTGAAAAATATTGAGGGCGCGCCGCATCGGCGCGCCTTCTTTCTTTTGCAAACCACGTTGAGATCGCCCGGCACCGGGCGAAAGAATCGGCTCTCCGTCGATAGGAGCCGCCGGCAGGATGCCTAGGGTGTGCAGTCTTGCTCCTTGGTCCAGGCCGAAGCGGCCGGAAGACGAACGGTCAGGCCAGCATTCCGTTGATCAGGCGCTGACAGCGCTCGGCCATGTAATCGATCATCAGTCGCACCTTCGGGTCCTGGAACCGCTTGTGCGGATAGATCGCCGCAAGCTGCACGCTGAGCGGCGGCGTGTCGACGAGGATCGGCACGAGTGCGCCGGAATTGATGTGCGCCTTCACCTCGAACAGCGGCTTGTTGATAATGCCGCGGCCGTCGAGCGCCCACTGCGTCAGGACGTCGCCGTCGTCGGAATCATAGGGTCCGGTGACTTCGAGCTTGCGCACGCCTTCCATGGTCTGGAGCGTCCAGAAATACTCTTTCGAACCGGGATACCTGAGCAGCAGACAGTCGTGCTTGTCGGCGATGAGTGCGTCGGGCGTCTGAGGGATGCCCCGCTTCTCGAAATAGGCAGGCGCACCGCAGACAACGCGCTCGCAATTCATGATGCCGCGCATGCGCAGGTTCGAATCTTCGAGGATGCCGAGCTTGAAGGCGACGTCGACGCCTTCCGACAGGATATCGACATTGTGGTCCGACAGGCGAAGCCGCACTTCGATGTCGGGATACTTGTCGTGAAACTCCGGAATGCCCGATGCAATCAGCCGCCGACCTATCCCCAAAGGAGCGGTAATCTTCAGCGCGCCCTTCGGATTGCGCGAGAGATCGGCGATCGCATTTTCTGCTTCGTTGACAGCCTCGAGGATCTTCACCGCGCCGTCGTAAAAGACGCGACCGTGCTCCGTCGGGGTCAGCTTGCGCGTCGTCCGATTGAACAGGCGAACGCCCATATGGCGTTCCAACTCTTTGATTCTATTGCTTGCAACCGCCGGCGTCACGCGCTGGTCGCGACCCGCTGCCGACAGGGTTCCAAGCTCTACGACGCGTACGAAGACGCGCACATTGTCCAGATAAGACATGCCTCCGTCCCACTCCTTCAGGCTCTCTCTAGCCTATCCATTCCGTCGCTATTTTATAGATTTTTTTGAAAGTGTTGGTGAAGCAGCGACGTTCCCGCGACCTCCAGCAATGACACATAATGGTCCGAGGAGAAATGGGAGAATTTCATGTACGACTATGCCATCGCCTGGGATTGGCTGACCTTTGCCGTGAGATGGCTGCACGTCATCACCGCCATTGCATGGATCGGTTCGTCCTTTTACTTCGTCGCCCTCGACCTCGGTCTGAAGAAACATCCCGGCCTGCCGGTCGGCGCCTATGGCGAAGAATGGCAGGTGCACGGTGGCGGCTTCTACCACATCCAGAAATACCTGGTTGCGCCGGCCAACATGCCGGAGCACCTGATCTGGTTCAAATGGGAGTCCTACGTCACCTGGCTCTCCGGCTTCGGCATGCTCTGCCTGGTCTACTATGCCGGCGCCGACCTCTACCTGATCGACCCGAACGTGCTCGACGTCTCGAAGCCGGTGGCAATCGCCATCTCGCTCGGCTCGATTGCCTTCGGCTGGCTCGCCTATGATACGATCTGCAAGTCGCCCTTCGGTCGCGACAACACCCGACTGATGGTGCTGCTCTACTTCATTCTGGTCGGCATGGCCTGGGGCTACACGCAGCTCTTCACCGGCCGCGCAGCCTTCCTGCATCTCGGTGCGTTTACCGCAACGATCATGTCGGCCAACGTCTTCTTCATCATCATTCCGAACCAGAAGGTGGTCGTCGGCGACCTGATCGCTGGCCGCACGCCCGACGCCAAGTACGGCGTGATCGCCAAGCAGCGCTCGACCCACAACAACTACCTGACGCTGCCGGTTCTGTTCCTGATGCTGTCGAACCACTATCCGCTGGCGTTCGGTACCCAGTACAACTGGATCATCGCCTCGCTGGTCTTCCTGATGGGCGTGACCATCCGCCACTATTTCAACACCCGTCACGCGAACAAGGGCAACCCGACCTGGACCTGGCTCGTAACCGCGCTGCTCTTCGTCGTCATCATGTGGCTGTCGACCGTGCCGAAGATTCTTGCCGGCGGCGAGGAGGCGAAGATTTCCGCCGCGCAACAGCCGTTCGTCACCGCGGAAGCCTTTCCGAAGGTCCGCGACACGGTGCTTGGCCGCTGTTCCATGTGCCATGCCAAGGAGCCGGGCTGGGAGGGCATCGTCGTCCCGCCGAAGGGCGTGATGCTCGAGACCGACACTGAGATCGCCAATCACGCGCGTGAAATCTACCTGCAGGCCGGCCGCAGCCACGCGATGCCGCCCGCCAATGTCACCGGCGTATCGGACGAGGAGCGGCAGCTGCTCGTCGCCTGGTACGAATCCGTCGTGAATGGAGGAAAGACCCAATGACCGATCTGCTGATCCGCGGCCGTGTGCTGACCTTCGTCGAGGAACCAAAGGGCATCGACGACACCACCTCCTATCGCTACTTCGAAGACGGCGCCGTGCTCGTGCGCGGCGGCAAGGTCGCCGATATCGGCGATCATGCCGATGTCGCCCGTCGTGCCGGTGCCGGCGTCAAGGTCGCCGACCATCGCCCTCATCTGGTGTTGCCAGGCCTGATCGATACGCATCTGCATTTCCCGCAGACGCAGGCGATCGCCTCCTACGGCGCCCAGCTTCTCGAATGGCTGAACACCTACATTTTCGTCGAGGAGCAGAAGTTCCGCAAACCGGAGCATGCCGACTTCATCGCCGGCCGTTTCCTGGATGAGCTTCTGGCGAACGGCACGACGACGGCGGCCGCCTATTGCTCGGTGCATCCGGAGAGCGTCGACGCCTATTTCGGGGCCGCTGAAGCGCGCGGCATGCTGATGATCGGCGGCAAGGTGATGATGGACCGCAATGCGCCCGATGCGCTGCGCGACACGGCGCAGCAGGGCTATGACGAGACGAAGGCGCTGATTGCCAAGTGGCACGGCCGTGGCCGCGCGCACTACGCTATCAGCCCGCGCTTTGCCATCACCTCGACGCCGGAGCAGATGGAGGCGAGCCGCACGCTCGTCGCCGAGCATCCGGAGTGCTACGTCCAGACGCATCTCTCTGAAAACAGGGACGAAATCGCCTTCGCCACGTCGCTCTATCCGGAAGCGAAGGACTATACCGACATTTACGCGCGCTACGATCTGCTGACGCGCAAGACCTTGCTCGGCCACTGCATCTATCTGAGCGACCGCGAGATTTCGGTACTCGCCGAAACCGGTGCCGTCGGCAATTTCTGCCCGACCTCGAACCTGTTCCTCGGCTCGGGTCTCTTCGATCGCGATCGCTTCGACAAGCTCGGCGCCCGCTGGTCGGTCGCGACCGATGTCGGCGCCGGCACCAGCTTCTCGATGCTGGAGACGATGGACGAGGCCTACAAGGTTCTGCACCTGCAGGGCCAGCGGCTGACGCCATTCAACTCCTTCTACCGCATGACACTCGGCAACGCCCGGGCGCTCGATCTCGACGACCGTATCGGCTCGCTGCATGTCGGCGCCGATGCCGATATCGTGGTGCTTGATAGCCGCGCCAAGCCGTCGATGGACTTGCGCATGCGGGTTGCCGGTTCGCTTGTCGAGGAACTCTTCATCCTGCAGACGATGGGTGACGACCGATGCGTGGCCGAGACCTATGTCGCCGGCAAGCCGATGAAGGGAGCTGCACGCGCTGCGAAGGACGCAGCCACCTCGGCAGTAAAGAGCCTCGAAACGGCCTAAGGCGCGTCCGCCCCTGCTGGCTCGCCAGCATTGCTTATTATAACGCCGCGTGTCCGGATCGGACGCGCGGCGTTTCTGTTGGTCGGGGTTTAAAGCTCTTCCGGTCGCTTGCCGCCCATCGCCTTGGTCAGCGCATCCGCGCGTTCGCGCACGATGGGGCCGAAGGTTGAGAGCTTCTGATCGCTGACGCGGACCGACGGGCCCGAGATGGATATGCCGGCGATCGTTTCGCCATATTCGTTGAAGATCGGAGCGGCGACGCAGCGCATGCCGAGCGTGTGCTCCTCGTCGTCGACCGACCAGCCGCGGTGGCGGATCTCCTGGATATCCTTCAGCAGCGCCGGCAGCGTATCGCGCGTCTTGTCGGTGAAATGCGCGAGTTCGCGACCGTGGAGCAGTTGGGCGATCTCCTTGTCGGACCAGGTGGACAGGATGGCCTTGCCGATGCCGGAGGCATGAACCGGACCGCGGCGGCCGGGACGGAAGAAAGCGCGCATCGGCGCGTGGCTTTCGACCTGCGAAATGAAGACGACGTCGCCGCCTTCCTCGATGCCGATATTCGCCGTCTCGCCGCTTTCCTCCATCAGTCCTTTTAGAAACGGCCGACTGATGGTGCCGAGCTTGCGGAAGCGCAGATAGGCGTTGCCGATCTCGAACGCCTTCAAACCGACTGTCCAGGCGCCCGTGTCCGGGTCGTGCATCACCATGCCGTGGCCGGCAAGCGTTGCCAGCAGCCGGTGCACGGTCGACGGCGCCATGCCGGTCTCGTCGGCGAGCTGGGTGAGGGTTGAGCCGTCGCCTTCGGCCACGACCGTCAAAAGGGCGAGACTGCGATCAAGCACCTGGACGGATGAAGGGGCGGCGTTCTCGCCCGCCTTGCGTCCGCGTTTTCCCCTGCCGTTGCCGTCCATAAAAGCCTCTCTGCAAATCACGTGTCTCGCCCATCATCCTCTATCAGGCCATGCCGCGATTTTCTCCGAATTATTGAAAATCTTTATTTCCACATGATGGAAATGAATTCCATTTACGTGTTGCGTATCGACGATAATGGATTATTGTTTCAGGAAATTGGAGGAGTTCCCATGGCTAAGATGCGTGCCGTTGACGCGGCTGTTATTGTTCTGGAAAAGGAAGGCATCGACTGTGCCTTCGGCGTACCGGGTGCCGCCATTAATCCGTTCTACTCGGCGCTGAAGGCGCGCGGCTCGGTTCGTCATATCCTGGCGCGCCACGTCGAAGGCGCTTCCCACATGGCCGAAGGCTATACGCGCGCCAAGCACGGCAATATCGGAGTCTGCATCGGCACGTCGGGCCCGGCCGGCACCGACATGATCACCGGCCTCTATTCGGCCTCGGCGGATTCGATCCCGATCCTCTGCATCACCGGCCAGGCGCCGCGCGCCCGTCTCGACAAGGAAGATTTCCAGGCTGTCGATATCGCCAAGATCGCAGCACCGGTCACCAAGTGGGCGGTTACCGTCATGGAGCCGGCGCTCGTTCCCTTCGTCTTCCAGAAGGCGTTTCACATCATGCGCTCCGGCCGTCCCGGCCCGGTGCTGATCGACCTGCCGGTCGACGTCCAGCTTGCCGAGATCGAATTCGATCCGGACACCTACCAGCCGCTTGAAGCCTACAAGCCGAAGGCGACGCGGGCCCAGGCCGAGAAGGCGATCGCGATGCTGAACGAAGCGGAACGCCCGCTGATCGTTGCCGGCGGCGGCATCATCAACGCCGATGCATCGGACCTTCTGACAGAATTTGCCGAAATCACCGGAATTCCGGTTATTCCGACGCTGATGGGCTGGGGCACGATCCCGGATGACCATCCGCTGATGGCCGGCATGTGCGGCCTGCAGACCTCGCATCGCTACGGCAATGCCAACATGCTCGCCTCCGACTTCGTGCTCGGCGTCGGCAACCGCTGGGCAAACCGCCACACCGGCAACGTTCCGACCTACACGGAAGGCCGCAAGTTCGTTCACGTCGACATTGAGCCGACGCAGATCGGCCGCGTTTTCGCGCCCGATTTCGGTATCGTCTCGGATGCCGGCGCTGCGCTGAAGCTCTTCCTCGATGTCGCGACGGAATGGAAGACGGCGGGCAAGCTGCGTGACTGGTCCGCCTGGGCGGAAGAGTGCCGCGAGCGCAAGCGCACCATGCTGCGCAAGACCCACTTCGACCAGACGCCGCTGAAACCGCAGCGCGTCTATGAAGAGATGAACAAGGCCTTCGGCCGCGACACCTGCTACGTTTCGACCATCGGCCTCAGCCAGATCGCCGGCGCCCAGTTCCTGCACGTCTACAAGCCGCGCAACTGGATCAATTGCGGCCAGGCCGGACCGCTCGGCTGGACCTTGCCTGCGGCCCTCGGTGTTCGCGCTGCCGATCCGGACCGGACGATCGTGGCACTCTCAGGCGACTACGACTTCCAATTCCTGATCGAGGAACTGGCTGTCGGCGCCCAGCACAAGCTGCCTTACCTGCATGTGGTCGTGAACAATTCCTATCTCGGCCTCATCCGCCAGGCGCAGCGCGGTCTCAACATGGACTTCGAAGTCAGCCTCGCCTTCGACAACATCAACGCGTCGGGCGATGCGGAGAAGGGTTACGGCGTCGACCACGTCGCGGTTGCCGAAGGTCTCGGCTGCAAGGCGATCCGGGTGCGTAGTCCGAACGAGTTCCAGGAAGCCTTCGACCGGGCGCGCGCGCTGATGGACGAGCACCAGGTTCCCGTCGTCATCGAGTTCATCCTCGAGCGCGTCACCAACATCTCCATGGGCGCCGACATCAATGCAGTCGTCGAGTTCGAGGAACTGGCGCTGCGCGGCGAGGACGTGCCGACCGCGATCACGGCCCTGCTCGACTGAGCCTTGAATGACTGAGGAGATGCGGGCGCTCCGCCGCCCGCATCGCTCACAAGACAAACACAAGGAGGAAACATCGCATGGCGAAGTTCGCTGCGAACCTGACAATGCTGTTCAACGAGGTGCCGTTCCTCGATCGTTTCGCCCTTTCTGCCAAGGCCGGCTTCGAGGGCGTGGAATATCTGTTTCCCTACGAATTCGAAAAGGTGAGCCTGCGCGCAGAGCTTCAGCGCCATGGCCTGACCCAAGTTCTGCACAACCTGCCGGCCGGCAACTGGGCGAGCGGCGAACGCGGCATCGCCATCCTGCCTAACCGGGTCGACGAGTTCCGCAAAGGCGTGGCGAGCGCCATCGACTACGCGACGGCGCTCGACTGCAAGCAGGTCAACTGCCTGGTTGGCATCGCGCCTCACGGTGTCTCTGAACAGGTGCTGCGCGACACGCTGGTCGCCAATCTCAAGCTTGCTGCAAGCGAACTCGGCAAGCAGGGCATTCGCCTGCTCATCGAACCGATCAACGACTTCGATATTCCGGGCTTCTATCTCAACACGGTCGAGCAGGCGGCTTCGATCATTGAGGAGGTCGGCAGCGACAACCTGTTCATCCAGTACGACCTCTACCACCAGCAGCGCACGCAGGGCGAGTTGATCGGCACCTACAAACGCTTTGCCGATCGCATCGTTCATGTCCAACTTGCCGACAATCCGGGCCGCAACGAGCCGGGCACCGGCGAGATCAACTATCCCTTCGTCTTCGACGCGCTGGAAGCGGCCGGCTACGACGGCTGGATCGGTTGCGAATATAAGCCGCGCACCACGACTGCCGAGGGCCTTGGCTGGCTCGGCGCCGAGCGCCAGCGCACCCAATCCGCAGACATCATCAAGATCAGGAGCTAAACACCATGGCAACAATCGGTTTCATTGGACTGGGTATCATGGGCACGCCGATGGCGCGCCACCTGCAGGATGCCGGCCACACCATCGTCACCTCGAAGTTCGTCATCCCGCCGCGCCAGGAGCTGCTCGACAACGGCCTCAAGTTCGTCGACTCGCCGAAGGCGTTGGCCGAAACCGTCGACACCATCATCCTGATGCTGCCGGATACCCCTGAGGTCAAGGATGTTCTCTTCGGCGAAAACGGCGTCGCCTACGGTCTTTCCAAGGGCAAGCTCGTCATCGACATGAGCTCGATCTCGCCGATCGAGACGAAGGAATTCGCCAAGAAAGTTCGCGAGACCGGTGCCGAATACATCGACGCCCCGGTTTCCGGCGGCGAAGTCGGCGCCAAGAATGCTTCGCTCTCGATCATGGCGGGCGGCGCCCAGGAGAGCTTCGACCGCGCCCTGCCGCTCTTGAAGTTGATGGGCAAGAACATCACGCTCGTCGGTGATTGCGGCGACGGCCAGGTCACCAAGGTCGCCAACCAGATCATCGTTGCGCTGACGATCGAAGCGGTCTCGGAAGCGCTTGTCTTCGCCTCCAAGGCGGGTGCTGATCCGGCGCGCGTCCGCGAAGCGCTGATGGGCGGCTTTGCCTCCTCGCGCATTCTCGAAGTTCACGGCGAGCGCATGATCAAGCGCACCTTCGATCCGGGCTTCCGCATCTCGCTGCACCAGAAGGACCTCAACCTGGCTCTCCAGGGTGCCAAGTCGCTCGGCATCTCGCTGCCGAACACGGCGGCAACGCAGGAACTCTTCAACAACTGCGCAGCCAACGGCGACAGCGGCCTAGACCACTCCGGCCTCGTCCGGGCGCTGGAGCGCATGGCGAACCACCAGGTTGCCTAAGCAATTCCAGGGAACGTGCGAAGCGGTTTTCCGTTAGGAATTGCGCCGCTTTGAAAAGATCAGGCGACGACCTTAAATGCGCATGACTCGTCCGGCGTCCCATTGTGCCGGACCGGTCATGCGTCCGGGCGGCGGTTGGAGGAACCGCCGCCCGAGACTTTCATGCAGTTCCAACCGCGATTTGCGCTGGGATGACATATAAGGATGGAGCGACGCGACATCCTCCAGGGGGAGACCAATGCCAACCATCACCGATCCACGCCGTTTCCTCGAAGCGCTGTTCACCTCGGCCGTTGCCGCGGCTGATCCGGAGAAAGTGATCGCGGCCAACCTGCCGGCGCGACCGAAGGGGCGGACGGTGGTGGTTGGGGCCGGCAAGGGTGCGGCCCAGATGGCAGCCGCCTTCGAACGCCATTGGGATGGTCCGCTCTCGGGCGTGATCGTCACCCGCTATGGCTATGCTGCCCCATGCGAGACGATCGAGGTGCTGGAAGCGTCGCACCCCCTGCCTGATGAAAACGGTTTACTGGCCTCGAAGCGCTTGCTCGCTGAAGTCGGCGGCCTGACGGCGGACGATCTTGTCGTCGCGCTCGTCTGCGGCGGTGGCTCGGCGCTTTTGCCCTCGCCACCACCCGGCTTGACGCTGGAAGACGAGATCGCCGTCAACCGGGCGTTGCTTGCCTCCGGCGCGCCGATCAGCGCCATGAATGCCGTGCGCAAGCACGTCTCGATGATCAAGGGCGGTCGGCTGGCTGCCGCGGCCTATCCGGCCAAGGTCGTTTCGCTGATCGTTTCCGATATTCCGGGCGACGATCCGGCGCTGGTCGCCTCCGGCCCGACACTGGCGGACGCCAGCACGCGCGAGGATGCGCTGACGCTGATCGAGCGCTACAGTCTGAACCTGCCGGCAAAGGTTATGGCGTGGATCAATAGCCCGGAAAGCGCCGCGCCATCTCCTGATGACCCGCGTTTTGCCCGTAACGAAGTCCGGCTGATCGCATCCGCATCCGTCTCGCTCGAGGCCGCGGCTGCAGAGGCGCGTGCCGCCGGCATCGACGCCATCATTCTTTCCGATGCGATCGAGGGCGAGGCGCGCGACGTTGGCGGTGTGCATGCGGCGATCGCCCGGGAAGTCGTCGGCCGCGGTCGACCGTTCACCAAACCGGTCGTCGTTCTCTCGGGCGGCGAGACGACCGTCACCATCCGCGGCAAGGGCAAGGGCGGACGCAACAGCGAATTCCTGCTGGCGCTGGCGCTCGGCATCGACGGTGCCAAAGGGGTCTCGGCGCTGGCCGCAGACACCGACGGCATCGACGGCTCCGAGGACAACGCCGGCGCTTTCGCCGACGACACCACCATCGCCCGCCTCGCGGCGCAACGGCTGGATGCCGCGACATTCCTGCAGAAGAACGACAGCTGGTCGGCGTTCGATGCGCTCGGCGATCTCTTCAAGCCGGGGCCAACGGGCACCAACGTCAACGACTTCCGCGCCATCCTGGTGCAGTGATATCCGCGCGGCGGGTGTGTAGCCTGCCTGTCGTTATACACTTCACGCGAAGTGGCAACTGACCGAGCCATAAGCGCCGAAATCGGCGACGATCGTGTCGCCGTTCCTGGCTTCGAGCGTGCGGATGAAAGAGCCTGAGAGAACGATCTGGCCGGGCTCGATCGCGTCGCCGCATTGCGCGAGACGATTGGCGAGCCAGGCGATGCCGCGCGCCGGATGGTTGAGCACACCGGCCGCAAGTCCCGTTTCCTCGATCACCGCATTGCGCGAGACGATCGCCCCCATCCAGCGCATGTCGACCGTATCGGGGCGCACGGCGCGGCCGCCGAGGATGAGGCCGCCATTGGCGGCATTGTCGGCGATCGCATCGACGAGGATGCGCGCCTTCTTTGTTTTCGGATCCGTGCGGACGATCCGGCTGTCGAGAATTTCCAGCGCCGGCATGACATAATCCGTGGCGTTCAGGACCTGGACGATGTTGACCCGCGGGCCTTTGAGCCCGGTTTTCATGATGAACGCGATCTCCGCTTCGACCCGTGGCTGGATGAAGCGATCGGCGGGTATGCTTGCGCCGTCGTCGAACAGCATGTTGTCGAAGAGCACGCCGGAATCGGGCGTGTCGATGCCGAGCGCCTGCTGCATGGCATTGGACGTCAGCCCGATCTTCCAGCCGATGATGCGGTGGCCGTCGTCGCGTTTGCGCCGGACCAGAGCCGCCTGGATCGCATAGGCGTCGTCGACCGTCATTTCGGGATGCTTGAGCGAGAGGAGCCCGATCTGTTTTCGATCGCGTTCGGCCTGATGCAGGCTTTCGGCGGCCTTGGCGATCTCGGTTGCATTCAGCATGGCGCCCCCCGACTTCAGCGTCCTTAAGGATACACCAAGGTCGGACCCGGCGCGCGCACCGTCTTTGGGCGATCAGATCGGCTGACTTGCCAGCATCAGGCCGAGGCCGATGAGGATCGAACCGCAGGTGCGCGGAACAAGATTGCCGGCGCCACCAACCAGCCGACCGAGCGTGAAGGAGGCGAGGAAGACGGCCGCGATATCGGCGACCGACAGGGCAAGGTTCACCAGCAGGCCGAACATCAGGAACTGCAGCGACATCGGCATCGCCACGGCCGGATCCACGAACTGCGGCAGGAAGGTCACGAAGAACAAGGCGGTCGTGGGATTGAGGACCTCCACCACGATGCTGTCGCGCAGGACGCCGGGTTTCGCAGCCTCGGCGTGGGCGGCATGTTTGCCGACTCCGAGCAGCATGGTCGCGCCGAGCCAGACCAGATAGACGGCGCCGGCAAGCCTGATCGCCCCATAGAGAAGCGGTGCATGGTGAAGCAGGGCGGCAAGCCCGAGCGCCGCGGCGGCGATGTGGACGTAGCAGCCGATATGAATGCCGAGCGCCGCCAGGAGGCCGGCCTTGCGGCCATGCGCCAACGTCTGCGCCGTCATATGGAGAATGGCAGGACCCGGCATGAAGGCGAAAATCGCCGTTGCCAGTGCGAACGAAATCCAATGCTCCAGCGACGGCATGGGGGCTCCTCCCGAAATAGCCGGAACGCCCCGGGCCGACGTCTTGGCGTCGAACCATCTCGGTGGCGCGATAGAGCGGGAGAACTACGCTTGGTTGTATCCGATTGACATACGGCAGGTGCCGTATTTCGGCGTTGTGGCAGGATCGCCTGTTTTGCCGTGGTTAAGGGAAGGTGACTTCCGGAAAGACCGGCGAGGACTGCGATATCAACCGATCGGCAGGCCGATGCGCAGCGCATAGGCCGCGATCTCTGCCGTGTTGTGCAGACTGAGCTTGCGCATCAGGTTCTCGCGATGCTTGCGGGCCGTGAGCGGGCTGATACCGAGGCGATCGGCGGTCTCGCGCGCGGTCAGCCCCTGGGCGGCGAGAGAGAGGATCTGCATTTCGCGGCGGGTGAGGGGGATGGGGGAGAGCGCCGTATCGGTTGTCGGCGGCGGCTGGTGGCTGCGGGGATCGTCGATGGCGAAACGAACCGATTGGCTGAGATAAATTTCGTTTCGCAGCATTGCGTCGAGTGCTGCATTCAGTTCGGCCGGGTCGCCGGTCTTCGTCAGGTAACCGCTGGCCCCGGCGGCGATCACGGCCCGCACGGTTCGCGGCTCGATGTTTGCGGTCAGCGCCAGGATCTTCATGCGCGGCGCGACCGCCCGGAGTTCGTTGATGAACTGCACGCCGGCAACCCCCGGCATGCCGAGGTCGAGGATCACCAGATCAGGACTGCTGGCGCGAACGATGGTCGTCAGCGTCTCGCCGTCGGCCGCTTCCGCAACCACCGATACGTGGTCCATGGTGGAGAGCAGCAGCTTCAGGCCCTCGCGAACGATGGCGTGATCGTCTGCCACCACGATCGTCAGCAGTTTGCGCATGTAAGCAATCCTTCATCGAAATCGGCAATTCTCCGCGGACATGGCGTTGCATCGAGACAGGAGCGGCAATGGAGACTCGCGAACACCTGCAA
It contains:
- a CDS encoding LysR family transcriptional regulator codes for the protein MSYLDNVRVFVRVVELGTLSAAGRDQRVTPAVASNRIKELERHMGVRLFNRTTRKLTPTEHGRVFYDGAVKILEAVNEAENAIADLSRNPKGALKITAPLGIGRRLIASGIPEFHDKYPDIEVRLRLSDHNVDILSEGVDVAFKLGILEDSNLRMRGIMNCERVVCGAPAYFEKRGIPQTPDALIADKHDCLLLRYPGSKEYFWTLQTMEGVRKLEVTGPYDSDDGDVLTQWALDGRGIINKPLFEVKAHINSGALVPILVDTPPLSVQLAAIYPHKRFQDPKVRLMIDYMAERCQRLINGMLA
- a CDS encoding urate hydroxylase PuuD, which gives rise to MYDYAIAWDWLTFAVRWLHVITAIAWIGSSFYFVALDLGLKKHPGLPVGAYGEEWQVHGGGFYHIQKYLVAPANMPEHLIWFKWESYVTWLSGFGMLCLVYYAGADLYLIDPNVLDVSKPVAIAISLGSIAFGWLAYDTICKSPFGRDNTRLMVLLYFILVGMAWGYTQLFTGRAAFLHLGAFTATIMSANVFFIIIPNQKVVVGDLIAGRTPDAKYGVIAKQRSTHNNYLTLPVLFLMLSNHYPLAFGTQYNWIIASLVFLMGVTIRHYFNTRHANKGNPTWTWLVTALLFVVIMWLSTVPKILAGGEEAKISAAQQPFVTAEAFPKVRDTVLGRCSMCHAKEPGWEGIVVPPKGVMLETDTEIANHAREIYLQAGRSHAMPPANVTGVSDEERQLLVAWYESVVNGGKTQ
- the guaD gene encoding guanine deaminase, producing MTDLLIRGRVLTFVEEPKGIDDTTSYRYFEDGAVLVRGGKVADIGDHADVARRAGAGVKVADHRPHLVLPGLIDTHLHFPQTQAIASYGAQLLEWLNTYIFVEEQKFRKPEHADFIAGRFLDELLANGTTTAAAYCSVHPESVDAYFGAAEARGMLMIGGKVMMDRNAPDALRDTAQQGYDETKALIAKWHGRGRAHYAISPRFAITSTPEQMEASRTLVAEHPECYVQTHLSENRDEIAFATSLYPEAKDYTDIYARYDLLTRKTLLGHCIYLSDREISVLAETGAVGNFCPTSNLFLGSGLFDRDRFDKLGARWSVATDVGAGTSFSMLETMDEAYKVLHLQGQRLTPFNSFYRMTLGNARALDLDDRIGSLHVGADADIVVLDSRAKPSMDLRMRVAGSLVEELFILQTMGDDRCVAETYVAGKPMKGAARAAKDAATSAVKSLETA
- a CDS encoding IclR family transcriptional regulator, which gives rise to MDGNGRGKRGRKAGENAAPSSVQVLDRSLALLTVVAEGDGSTLTQLADETGMAPSTVHRLLATLAGHGMVMHDPDTGAWTVGLKAFEIGNAYLRFRKLGTISRPFLKGLMEESGETANIGIEEGGDVVFISQVESHAPMRAFFRPGRRGPVHASGIGKAILSTWSDKEIAQLLHGRELAHFTDKTRDTLPALLKDIQEIRHRGWSVDDEEHTLGMRCVAAPIFNEYGETIAGISISGPSVRVSDQKLSTFGPIVRERADALTKAMGGKRPEEL